The window GTCTATGCTTACAATAGATAACAATAAATTAGAAAGTGAGGATGATATGCATAGCGCCCCAAATACCTCTGAAGTTCCGACTATCGAGACATTCAATAAAAAGGTTTTTGAGCTGCAACAACAGTATAGTGACACAACACAAGCGCTATTAACCTCAAAAGGCACTCAAAATAGCACCTCATCTAGCACGACTGAGTATACACAAGCTTCCGGATCAAGTAATAAACCTAAACTAGATGATATGTTAGATACATGTACCGCTAAGATCCAAGCTTATAATTTATTATCAGCCTTGTTGATTATTAAAGCCGATAGCACGATAGCCAAATTTGATACACTTATTTTGGAATACACTAATAAATTAAATAATCAAACTAAGAATTTTACTATTAATGACGCCATTGCACTGAAAAAGGAATGCGTTAAACTTCTCAAAACACAACTCAAGCTCAACAGAACAGAAGCTGAACAGCAATTAATTGCTGCGCGCGATTGTGCGTTGATGTTACAACAAAACAAAGAAATTAGTACTAGGGGTAAATTTATCGGTAATGATACACTCGCGGAAAATAGCAAGTTGCTTAAAATTAGCGAGGACTATTACCAACGCTATTATTATCCAGGTAATGCGGAGTTCGATACTAACCAGAAATGGTTTCAAGCTGCGAATCAAAAAATTTGTGGCAAAAAAATATCTCAACCTGAAAATACCTGGCTTGCAAAGTTTTTTCAAAATCATAAAGAGCTAATAATAAAAAATGGCTTATCTGCCCCACCTTCGGCGCGATGGCTGCCTTTGCCTGCTAACGTTCATAAACACTCGATTGTTTATGAATATAATAACCCAAACTCTTCCAGTAGTTCATCATCCAATAACGTTAATGACTCAGTCATCACTCGTCAAGCCGGTACCATTATTCGACTCGGTACACCGGTTTGCTATGAATTACCTAAAGAAATTCAATTCGATCTTGCTGTTGATATTTACAAAGAAATTTTTAAAACACAACTCAACTCTGCAATCAAACAATATAAAATGTTATATGGTGATCTTGCTAATGAACAACCCTTTTATGCCAATCATATTAATTTATTATCACCCAATTGGTATGATGGCCATGGGCAAAAAGATAATAATACCCATTTTGTTGAAACTGCGAAACTAGCCTTAGCCGCGGTGCAAAAAGACTACTCTAGCAATCCAGAAAATTATGTTAACAAAGAAAACGCCACTATCCCTATTTATTTTTTTCACACCAACGATGCCGTTAATCAATTAAACGATGTCCGTAGCAATACGGGTTATTTTGTTCATGGGTCGATTATTAATTACGAGATAGATGATGAAGCTATTCATGAAAAACTACTCTCTACGTATAATTCTTTTTCTACAAAAATTAAATTTTCAGATGACAATGATAATACAAAGCTTACAGAAATTTTAGATTTTATTAAAAATTCAAAAAATATCCTTCCAAAAAATTATATGAATTTTTTAAATGAACTTGATAATAAAAAATTTTTATCATCTAATAATACAGCACTTCCAGCAGAATTAAACAGTGAAATTGCCACTCGTTTGCGAGCATCGGTGCAATTGCGCCGTTTACAAAATGGCGATCCCACTTTTTCACAATTACCTTCCTATCAACGCAGCATTATGCGCGCAGCATTGGCGCAGTTAGCGCAAGGGCAGCAAAGTTTGAATGCCGTGGGATGTAAAAGCAATCGCGATCGCGCAGCCGTAGTCATTGCGGCTGTAGCCACCCTGTTAGCCGATCCGCTCGCCATGAGTGATTGGAATAGGCTTAATGATGGAATTATCCAGAATTTAAATCGCGGTCATCATCGCAATGCGATGTCTTATCACGTGGCATTAATCAAATTATCCGATGTTCATGCTAATTTTTTACCAGCCGCCAGAGCTGCGGATAAACCATTAAAACAATTTTCTAAAGCTACCAAGAAAAAATATAATCTTGCTCAGAAACTGGGACTAGGACTTGTTGCCCTCATTGGTGCGTTTACGACGATAGCTTTTGTTTTCATCGCAGTTATTCAGAAAAAACAAAAATCGAAAACTGCAAAGAATTTGCAAGAATTAAAAAAATCGCAAGAATTAAGCTGGGAGGACGTTTTTGACGAACACGACAAGTTTGAGAAATACGACAAGCTATCAAAAACAGATCAGACTTCTCATGCTATTATAAATCAGCAGTTATGCGTAAATAACGATAATAATAAAAGTTCAAGTGTTGAACTAACCAAATCTAACCATAATAATAATACGGCTGTTCCTCAACCCAAAGAATATCAACAAAAGGAACCAAATCCTTCTCTAGATCAACATACACAACCAAAAGTTCAGGCCGGAAATACATCTGACTTTGAGTATGCGGCATCAAGCCTCAGACTTAGAGGATCTTAAAGTGCAAGCCGATAAAATAATAGCCATGACCCTCAACACGCCACCACCTGCGGTTCCAAATGCTGTTGGATAATTTCAAATAAATGATTAAACATGGTTTTATCGTAATGCCCGCCGAATAAACAAATTTGTAGCCAATTGCGCTCGGCTAAATAGCCGCTCTGGTAGCTTAATAAATAGCCTGCCTGCGCGAGCGCATCGCCCACCAATTGACTATTAATATCGGTGGGGAGAGCAAAGGTCAGAACAGCAGGATTACGCACCGCGCTAGGCGCAATAATTTGCACGCCGAGGATTTTTAATTGCGCTTCTAACCATTCCGTTAATTCACACAGACGACCTAAGCGTTTCATATAATCTTCACTGAATAAAGCTTGTTTTAAAGCACGCATTAAATGCGAAGACGACGTAAAAGGAATACCTTTGTGTTTAATATAAAAATCTAAATCTAAATAGCGAGGTAAGGGACGGTGTTGCGCGGGTAATTCGCGGTGAAAGATCATGGCTAAGCCTGCATAACTGCATAAACCCTTGCCACTCACACAACTGGCGAGAAACACTTCTTCCAAATCCACGCGAATTAATCCTACCGAGCTGATGCAATCAAGCGCTAATTGCAGCTCATATTGACGCGCGATGGATTTTAATAAATCCAAATCGTTAATAATACCCGTGGAAGTTTCGCAATGCGTCGCCCACAACCATCCCCAATCATTATGAGCAGATAGGCTTGCTGCAATTTTTTCGTGGGTGAAACACTCACCCCACTCAATCTTGCAGACGGAAAAATTTAATTGTAATCGGCGTGCGTGATCGGCAAGCCTATCGCCAAATTCTCCGTTCGATAAAATTAAACCACGTCCTGGCAATTGTGCTAACTGGCCGGCCACAATATCGTTAGCCAAAGTGCCCGATCCCATAGCAAATACCAGATCGTCAGCATTCACTAAATGACACAATGCGCGTTTACAATCATCCATCATCCGTCGAAAGGAATCGCTACGATGTGAAATACTGGGAGCCACCAACGCCACCCGTACCGCGGGATTCACCATCACCGGACCAGGCTGTAAAAGAATTTGCGATTTTTTATGCGTTTCTTGGCGTGATTGATTAAAACGTTCCCGTAACTGGGGAATGCGTTCCAAGCCTTCCTGCACCCACGCATACATCGGTTGAAATTGTGCGCCCTCAGCACCTAATATTGGGCCAAACGGTTTGAAGGTCATGTGTTCATAGAGTTTTTGCTGACGCGTTGTCGCTGAAACGACGACAAAATCATAATGATGACAAACATGGATCATCAATTGCATTAATAATTCGTGGGAAATACGGGAAAAACGGTATTGTTGCTTAATCACTAATAAGCGAATTTCCACAATTTTTTTATGTTTGGCATTTTTAGGCAAATAGCTATCGAGATTATCCATTTTGAAATCGAGTGAAAATGGACGTTGATCGCGGAAGGCAACCATGGCAATGACTTGATTATCGCAAATGCCAATTAAATAGCGATTTTCTTCGTGAAATTTATCGATTAATTTGCCTTCGGGATTGCGTTCGTGCTGCGGAATTTCTTCGACAAATGCGGCGTAGTTCAAACGATGAATTTGTTCAAATTCCCAATCTTCATTCGCAAATTTAAAAATCACTTCTTTATTTGACACAATACAATTACCTCAGTTCCTTGACTCAACGATAGCTTTAATGGGAAGTCGCGCAAGGGTTTTTTTGGATATTCTCCCAATGCGCCAACACTAGCATCCCCACAATCGCGAGTAACATAATATAATGTGCGGGGGTCTGCAATAACAAGACGGAAAAAATGGGTAAAAAAAGTAGGGTAATCAACCCCGTTAGCTTAAAGCGCAGAGTAATTAAATAAATTAAAACCCCCAACAGACCAAAACATAACATCACCGGAAAATTCCACACCAGTAAGGCGCCTAAGCTTACGCCAATACCTTTGCCGCCCTGAAATCGCAAGTGCAGTGGCCAAATATGGCCAGCAATTACCGCCACCACACAGCTTCCCATGCCCCAGTCGGTTAAACCTAATCCATAGGCGACTGCAATCGCCAGCATTCCTCGTAACATATCAAGCCAAAAAATGACTAACGCCCAGTTTTTTCCCAACACACGGCTCGCATTGCGAGCACCCAACGTCCCCGTGCCTAGTTGGCGCAAATCCTTTCCTTGTAAAAATTTCACGGCGTAGTAGGCTGTCGAACAACAACCGATGCCATAAGCGCAGACAATACCAATCAGAGTATGAATTAACATGAATTTTTAATCGACGGTTTTAAATATTGCCGCATTATATACTGCTCTACACTCCTTGCTCAATCCGCTGCACACGACATTTTATTCAAAACATTACGCAGAACCTATGCAAATTAACCCAAGCTCAGAGATTTTGCGCAAGCTATTGTTTATAACTCGAACGTTTCATCTAGGATGAACTATACTCAGTTTAAGGAAGGGAAATTTCAAAAGAATTCAATTAATTTCGCTCAACGCGGTATGAAAATGCGCTGAGTGATCAAAGGGAAGAACTAGGTTTTCTCCCCCTTTGGCAAGTCCAAGGCTTTGTAACCGAGACAAGCCTCGGGGAATAAAGTCACATCACGCTGATAAGCTAACACGACGCAGGAGCGCTGAGGTGTTAATAGCTCGCTTGACCAAAAAAATGTATCCCCTCATCGCGGGAATAATTGTGGTAGTGATTGCTGTGTGGGCGGCGATTACTCCTAACCCTATCGTGCGTGACGTATTACATCGTTTAGATTATTTAATGTATGATTTACGCGTGCGCCTCACGTTGCCCTCTTCCCCTGCTCCCACGCCCATCGCCATTATTGATATTGATGAAAAAAGCTTAAGTCGGGAAGGACGCTGGCCGTGGCCACGTCATAAAATTGCACAATTAATTGAAAATTTGCGTGACTATGGAGCTATTGTTATTGCCTTTGACATTATATTCTCTGAAGAGGAACGTAATGTCACAGAAACCATATTAAACAGTAATCAAATTACCGATCAAGAATTACAAAACTCTCTTAAAAATGTTTCTCAACATTTTGATCATGATAAAAGACTCAGTGATGTAATTGCTAAAAATAATGATATTGTATTAGGGTTTATTTTTCATCATGATAAAAAATTTTCGCAGGGGCAATTACCGGAAAGTTTTTTTATTATTGAAAAATTTAATCCTAATCAGTTAATGTTAATTTCATTTCCAGGATATACCAGCAACATTGCCACCTTACAACAACAAACACTGTTTCATGGATTTCTCACCACCGCACGCGACACCGACGGAGTGATTCGACGTACGCCGCTAGTGATTCGCTATGAAAATAAATTATATCCGGCATTAGGATTATCTGCTGCTAAAGCGTATTTGTTAAGCGACGAGATTATCCCTAATTTTATTAAACTTGATGATTATATCGGTTTAGAGTCTATTGCCTTAGGCAAACAAATTATTCCCACCGATATTCATGGCCAAGTCATTGTGCCCTATCAAGGCAAACAAGGACGTTACCCCTATTACTCTGCCAGTGATGTGTTAGAAAAAAAATTAAAACCACAGGCATTGGAAAATACTTTAGTTTTTATTGGCACCACTTCTTTGGGATTGGGCGACCTCCACACCACCCCTGTTGATCCTGTTTATCCTGGCGTAGAAATTCATGCCAACATTGCCAACGGTATTTTACAACAACAATTTCCTTACGAACCCAGTTGGAATAAAGGTGCTGAGCTATTAACAATAATAACTTTGGGATTGATATTAACTTTTTTGTTACCATTTTTGGGTCCACTAACGCTATCTTTAGTAGCATTGTTCAGCGTTGCATTGGTCATTGGTGGTGATCTTTGGCTATGGAATGTTAAACATTGGTTACTTTCAACCAGCATTCCTCTTCTAATGATCGTTACTTTAGCATCCCTAAATATGTTATATGGATTTTTATTTGCGAATCGAAAAAGTCGCACGTTGCGCGAAGCTTTCGGACAATACGTACCGCCTGATCATGTAAAACGCATTTCTGAAAATCCCTCTGCCTATGGATTTGAAGGAGAATCTCGCGAACTCACCGTATTATTTGCCGATATTCGTAACTTTACCACCATTTCAGAAAATTTAGCTGCGGCGCAATTACGTCAATTACTTAATAAATATTTTACCCCGATGACGGAAATTATTTTTAATTGTGGTGGTACTATTGATAAATATGTGGGCGATATGATTATGGCCTTTTGGGGTGCACCCGTGGAAGATCTCGATCACCGCCAACACGCTTGTCAAGCTGCCTTAGCGATGATTGAAAAATCCAATGAATTAAAACCAGAATTTCGCGCACTCAATCTTCCTGAATTTAATATTGGTATTGGTATTAACACCGGGATTATGAATGTAGGTGATATGGGATCGGAATTTCGGCGGTCTTACACCGTATTGGGCGATGCCGTCAATTTAGGTTCAAGAATTGAGGGTACCACTAAATATTACGGAGTTAAAATCGCAGTTGGCGCTGAAACCCGCAAAAAATCTCCTGACTATGTCTTTCGGAAATTAGATCGCGTGCTAGTAAAAGGTAAACATACTGCGGTAGAAGTGTTTGAATTAATTTGCCACCAAAACAATCTTACTCCAGCAATAAGCGAAGAAATCACGCTCCACGAACAAGCCTTGGAATATTATTTTTCGCAACAATGGCACATGGCTAATGAACTTTTTGAAAAACTGAATCAAGATCATCCTCAAAAAATACTTTATCAATTGATGCTCAATCGTATTAATGATTATTTAATTAACCCTCCCCCGCCCAATTGGGACGGGGCTTATGAGCGGGGTGAAAAATAAATAATAACTACTTTCTAGTTTATTCGAGCATCATCACAAATAAACTACTCGCAATTTTCCTTGTTTTTTTCGACTGCTCGAGCGTTTTATCACAATTTCAACATCTTGATTAAGCAAATTCAAATATCGCACTAAGCGCTCTATCGAAAATGAAGATAATCGCCCACGATTCAATAAGGAAATTTTAGATTGATCGGCATGAAGAATTTCTGCTGCCTCTGCTTGTTTAAGTTTCTTTCTTTTAAGTAGTTGATTAATTTTAAATGCAAGCTCTGCTTTAGCTAGCTTTTCTTCAGCATCAGGCATGTCAAGGTCGGCAAAAACATTTTCGGAACCCTGCTCCCAAATTTCGTCGGAATTAATGGATTGGTTTTTCATAACTGACCTCTTGCTATTGCATGTGCCGTTTGCAAACGGCGTTTGATAAGTTCAATATCTTCTTTAGGTGTTTTTATTCCATGTTTTGATTTTTTTTGAAATACGTGTAACACATAAATTTTTTTCTCAATTTTAGTAGCATAAATAGCGCGATAAGTATTTTTATTATGGTTACAAATAATTTCTACCACCCCACTAAAACCTTTTAATAATTTTGCCTGATCAGGAAAATAGCCTAACTGTGCTTGATATAGACTATAACCGATATCATCTTGAACCTCAGAAGGTAAACTTTTTAAATCTGTTCGAGATGAGCCTATCCAAATTAGTGGTTGTAGTGTGGTCATATCAAGTTAGCTCCTAGGTAGTATAGCCCAAAATTAGGCTATATTCTAGTTTTAGAATAAAATTGACGCGGTACTGTCGTTGTTCTGTAATTGTAGTGCTAATACTCACTCACAGGTTTAACGGCCCATAAAGAACCATTGCGTTGTTGACGTTGGTCTTGTAATTGATTTTGCCGCTGCGCTAACCATTGTTGACGTTTGGCTTGCTGCAAATTTTTCGGTAATTGCTGATAACATTGCGTACCTGGAAAACAATTTGCTGCTTGTTTTTGTTCGACATAATTCGCACAAGCTACCAATTGAGTTGCTACCACGGCACTTAATACTATATTCCAAATTTTCATAACTTTTCTCCTTAAACAGTGTTGCTTGATATTATTAGCGCAAGCTTAGTAAAAATTCAATCGAATAGGAGTTTCGCGCAAGTACAAAACTCCTGTCAAATATTATCCTAGTTTCAGCGATAAAATTGTCGCATTTGAGCAAAAGCCTGTTTGAGCGCGGGTAGATTTAATGGTGCAGAAGGCAATGGCTTTGCATTTGGGTCATATACTTGATAATTTCCAGTGGGGTAAATGGTGGTGTAGCCTGTGTTATCAATCACACCTAAATCAATATAACTCCCGACTAAAAAAGAACTGCGATCTTGTTTATTTAACAGGGAATTTCCAACTGCATAGGCCGCGCTCGACGTTTGCAAACCCAATATTTTTTCCATTAAAAAAGGCACAATATCATAATGAGTAGTACGATAATTGATGATCCGCGGCGCATGGTGCGGCCAATAAATAATAAGCGGGGTTTGCACTTGATAATGAGTGTAATTGCTCGCATGTCCCCAATAATTTCGTTTAGTATCATTGAACTCTTGCCCATGATCACCTGTTATGATTACTACAGTATTATTAAGCACATGTTGTTCGTTTAAGGCGTGTAAAATTTTTCCTACTAAACTATCGTCATAATATACGGCGTTTTTATAGCGATTTAAAAAAAGCGTTGGATCGGTTTGGTTGGTGAGATCGGTATAGCGAATTTTTTTCCACCAGGGCTTAAATCGAGCAGGAAAATTAGGTGGAAATTCTATGGCATGAGCACTATCGTAAAATAAAAATCCCAAAAAAGGTTGGTTCTTATGACGATGATTTAAAAAATTTAAAAATTCTTGATTAATAGTCGCATCCCGATCATAACTGTGCTTGCCGGGTGTTTCGACTTTTAAATTTGGAATGGTTAAAAAGACGGTTTGATTGAATGCGGGTAGTTTTAACGAGGCACTCGCAAAAATTGCCGGTTGATAATGATCATGTAATAACTGTTGAATGAATAATGGGGCTACTTTTTCTTGTTTAACCGACGACCAGTAGCTATAAGGCAGCGCATAAAATAATGAAAAAATTCCAGGTCCTGTACAATTTCCTCCGCTAAAATGCTGTTGAAAACGCCATGCTTTTTGTGAAAATGCCTGAATATTGGGAGTGACCTCTGAATTTAAGGTATTATATCTCCAAGTATCAATGACGATAAATAAAATATTCGGTAAGTGTTTTGGGGTATGGAAGACTAAGGGTTGTAATGGATAGTTCAGGCGATGTGTCGCTTGCGGGGCTTGCAAAAAATACGGTGCATTTTTGGTGACGAGTTTTTGCAGAATATTTTGCGTGGGCATTAAACTATAAATAATGGTTTCGTAAAACGGCAGCACACGTCCTACATCCATAAATATTCGTGCACCCTTCATCGCCGCCGTGGCATAAGCTAATACTGAGGTCATCCAGCATAGCATGGCCATTGAAAAAATACTGATGATGATCCAAGAATTCATTTTTTGCCTACAGTGCTGATTACTCCACCAAGCCGCCACTAGTTGTAAACTAAAAACCAAGATGATCCAGGAAAAAAATCTTATCCATTCTGCCCAGGAAAAAACAAAAATTTGACTAAACTCTCCGCCAAACACTAAATGAAAAATGACACCATTAATATGATAATGATATAACGCATAAACTTGAGTATCGATAATTAAAAATAAAATAAATAGCGAGTAACCTATAACGGCTATACCCTTTATTAACCGCTCGGGTATTTTTACTATCCAAAGCACCCAGATGCCGAACAGGGGGATCAGTGTCAATAAGGCCAGTTGGCCTAAATAGATTAAAATGGCTAAAACCCACACACGTATTTTTAAACTTACATCCACCTCACCACTCATTCCCACGGTATACGTTAAGTGAGCAAGATAACGTGTTCCTACTAAATAGGCTAAGCCTAAGTTGCATAAATAAAAACGCAGATAAAACGCGTCAGGCAATTTACCAAAAAACTTTATGATTGAAAGCAATTTCATGAGAAAAAACGATAAGTTGAGATTGTCGAATTTTTACATAATCTATTTTGAAATGCACCTGACTTATTACTGACTAAACTACTAAGTACATATATAACCATGATTAACACCAAATAATTCATGTTTATCGTGATTTTTTTATTGAATAAGTTAGGTTTCGCGTTATAATAACTCACAGATTTAAGTAAGGGGTTTCAAACCGCCATGAAAGCGCTTTGTAAAACATTATCCATTTTATTCATGCTAATGATGCTAGTGCTACCCGCATTAATTTTGTCTTATTGGGCAACCTTCAGTCACCAGCATGAATTTTCTGCGCATTGGTTCCAATTACTAACCCCCAATTTACCCGTGTATTATAATCCCACGTGGAAAACCAAATTACTTGCCGTCTTTGTGAGTCTCCCAAATTTAATGATCATGGTTTT of the Legionellales bacterium genome contains:
- a CDS encoding aminotransferase class V-fold PLP-dependent enzyme, whose translation is MSNKEVIFKFANEDWEFEQIHRLNYAAFVEEIPQHERNPEGKLIDKFHEENRYLIGICDNQVIAMVAFRDQRPFSLDFKMDNLDSYLPKNAKHKKIVEIRLLVIKQQYRFSRISHELLMQLMIHVCHHYDFVVVSATTRQQKLYEHMTFKPFGPILGAEGAQFQPMYAWVQEGLERIPQLRERFNQSRQETHKKSQILLQPGPVMVNPAVRVALVAPSISHRSDSFRRMMDDCKRALCHLVNADDLVFAMGSGTLANDIVAGQLAQLPGRGLILSNGEFGDRLADHARRLQLNFSVCKIEWGECFTHEKIAASLSAHNDWGWLWATHCETSTGIINDLDLLKSIARQYELQLALDCISSVGLIRVDLEEVFLASCVSGKGLCSYAGLAMIFHRELPAQHRPLPRYLDLDFYIKHKGIPFTSSSHLMRALKQALFSEDYMKRLGRLCELTEWLEAQLKILGVQIIAPSAVRNPAVLTFALPTDINSQLVGDALAQAGYLLSYQSGYLAERNWLQICLFGGHYDKTMFNHLFEIIQQHLEPQVVAC
- a CDS encoding glycerol-3-phosphate acyltransferase, translating into MLIHTLIGIVCAYGIGCCSTAYYAVKFLQGKDLRQLGTGTLGARNASRVLGKNWALVIFWLDMLRGMLAIAVAYGLGLTDWGMGSCVVAVIAGHIWPLHLRFQGGKGIGVSLGALLVWNFPVMLCFGLLGVLIYLITLRFKLTGLITLLFLPIFSVLLLQTPAHYIMLLAIVGMLVLAHWENIQKNPCATSH
- a CDS encoding adenylate/guanylate cyclase domain-containing protein, whose amino-acid sequence is MTKKMYPLIAGIIVVVIAVWAAITPNPIVRDVLHRLDYLMYDLRVRLTLPSSPAPTPIAIIDIDEKSLSREGRWPWPRHKIAQLIENLRDYGAIVIAFDIIFSEEERNVTETILNSNQITDQELQNSLKNVSQHFDHDKRLSDVIAKNNDIVLGFIFHHDKKFSQGQLPESFFIIEKFNPNQLMLISFPGYTSNIATLQQQTLFHGFLTTARDTDGVIRRTPLVIRYENKLYPALGLSAAKAYLLSDEIIPNFIKLDDYIGLESIALGKQIIPTDIHGQVIVPYQGKQGRYPYYSASDVLEKKLKPQALENTLVFIGTTSLGLGDLHTTPVDPVYPGVEIHANIANGILQQQFPYEPSWNKGAELLTIITLGLILTFLLPFLGPLTLSLVALFSVALVIGGDLWLWNVKHWLLSTSIPLLMIVTLASLNMLYGFLFANRKSRTLREAFGQYVPPDHVKRISENPSAYGFEGESRELTVLFADIRNFTTISENLAAAQLRQLLNKYFTPMTEIIFNCGGTIDKYVGDMIMAFWGAPVEDLDHRQHACQAALAMIEKSNELKPEFRALNLPEFNIGIGINTGIMNVGDMGSEFRRSYTVLGDAVNLGSRIEGTTKYYGVKIAVGAETRKKSPDYVFRKLDRVLVKGKHTAVEVFELICHQNNLTPAISEEITLHEQALEYYFSQQWHMANELFEKLNQDHPQKILYQLMLNRINDYLINPPPPNWDGAYERGEK
- a CDS encoding XRE family transcriptional regulator, with product MKNQSINSDEIWEQGSENVFADLDMPDAEEKLAKAELAFKINQLLKRKKLKQAEAAEILHADQSKISLLNRGRLSSFSIERLVRYLNLLNQDVEIVIKRSSSRKKQGKLRVVYL
- a CDS encoding type II toxin-antitoxin system RelE/ParE family toxin; its protein translation is MTTLQPLIWIGSSRTDLKSLPSEVQDDIGYSLYQAQLGYFPDQAKLLKGFSGVVEIICNHNKNTYRAIYATKIEKKIYVLHVFQKKSKHGIKTPKEDIELIKRRLQTAHAIARGQL
- a CDS encoding sulfatase-like hydrolase/transferase codes for the protein MKLLSIIKFFGKLPDAFYLRFYLCNLGLAYLVGTRYLAHLTYTVGMSGEVDVSLKIRVWVLAILIYLGQLALLTLIPLFGIWVLWIVKIPERLIKGIAVIGYSLFILFLIIDTQVYALYHYHINGVIFHLVFGGEFSQIFVFSWAEWIRFFSWIILVFSLQLVAAWWSNQHCRQKMNSWIIISIFSMAMLCWMTSVLAYATAAMKGARIFMDVGRVLPFYETIIYSLMPTQNILQKLVTKNAPYFLQAPQATHRLNYPLQPLVFHTPKHLPNILFIVIDTWRYNTLNSEVTPNIQAFSQKAWRFQQHFSGGNCTGPGIFSLFYALPYSYWSSVKQEKVAPLFIQQLLHDHYQPAIFASASLKLPAFNQTVFLTIPNLKVETPGKHSYDRDATINQEFLNFLNHRHKNQPFLGFLFYDSAHAIEFPPNFPARFKPWWKKIRYTDLTNQTDPTLFLNRYKNAVYYDDSLVGKILHALNEQHVLNNTVVIITGDHGQEFNDTKRNYWGHASNYTHYQVQTPLIIYWPHHAPRIINYRTTHYDIVPFLMEKILGLQTSSAAYAVGNSLLNKQDRSSFLVGSYIDLGVIDNTGYTTIYPTGNYQVYDPNAKPLPSAPLNLPALKQAFAQMRQFYR